The DNA sequence TCGCCAGCTTTCTAGCGCCTATCATCTTGTTTTGCTTAATTTCCTACACCTCTTTTTCGCTCTCTATTGGTTGGAAGTCACCAGGCTTAGCCACGGCTTTACATTTTCAGGATGATTTAATTCACTGGAGCATGATAGAGGTGTATATCGTTAGCTTTTTGGTGGCTCTGGTCAAACTGATCGAATATGCAGATATAGATTTAGGTTATGGGCTTTGGTGTATCTGCATTACGTTAGTGTTATCGACTCGGTTAATTCAACGTTTAGAACCCGCCGAGTATTGGGAACGATATGTACACATCCGCTAAGCAAGTAGGCTTAAAGCTTTGCCGTCATTGCAAACTGACCATGAATCAACAAGAGACTCACTGTCATCGCTGTCATATGGCAGTGCACAGCAGGACGCCTCACAGTTTGCAGAAATGCTGGGCTTTTATTATTGCTGCGACCATTGGTTTATTCCCCGCTAACCTTTTGCCAATCACTGTGTTGAGCACCCGAGGAGCGCCACAATATGAAACCATTATGTCGGGGGTTATCAGCCTAATAAAGGACGACATGGTGGGGATTGCAATCGTGGTTTTTGTTGCCAGTATTGTCGTACCAGTGATGAAGTTAGTGGGCTTAGCCGTTATCTTACTTAGCCTGCATTATAGAATTAATTTAGATAATCGACAGCGCATCGTCATTTATAGGATAATCGAAATTATTGGCAAGTGGTCGATGTTAGACCTATTTGTACTGTCGATTATGATAGCGGTATTTGAACGTAATAATTTAGTGGGGGTTGAAGCTGGCCCCGGCGCTACCGCATTCGGCGTAGTGGTTATACTCACCTTATTTGCAGCTAAATCTTTTGATACTCGACTGATATGGGATAAAGAACTTGAACAACGCTAGCGCTCCGGAATTCAAAAGAGAAAAAGTGATATCTCCTATCTGGTTACTGCCGATCATTGCCTTGTTACTTGGCGTTTGGTTGCTGTTTAAAGCTTGGTCAGAGGCTGGCGTTAAAATTGATATTTTGTTTGATAGTGCAAAAGGTATTACCGCTGGTCAAACCCAAATTTTTTATCAGGGATTAGATATTGGGGTGGTAAAAGCTATCGAACTATCGCCTAAACTTGAAGGTGTTATCGTAAAGGTAGACATTAAAAGAGAAGCTGAAGAACTATTAAAAACAGATAGTCAGTTTTGGTTAGTGACACCTAAGGCGTCGATTACAGAAATTAGCGGTTTGGATGCACTGGTATCAGGCAATTACATTGAACTCAATCCTGGTTCAGGTAAACCCGCTGAACAGTTCGTTGCGCTTAATGAAGCGCCAAACATTATTGGCGGAAAAGGCCTAAACATTCGCTTAATCGCCGACGACCTAGGCTCTTTAAATATTGGCTCAGGGGTATATTTTAAAAAGATAAAAGTGGGAGAAGTTCAACGTTTTCAATTAGAAGATACTCAGAAAGTCGAATTTGATATACAAATTAAACCCCAATTTGCCCATTTAGTTAAAATTGACTCTCGGTTCTGGAACGTGAGTGGATTTAACGCAGACATCTCTTTAGACGGCGTTAAAATCAGCAGTGAGAGTTTAGCCAGTGTCATTTCTGGCGGGGTAAGTTTTGATAGCCCTACCCAGTCCACGGCCGCTGACAAAGGTCAACAATTTAGGTTATTCCCAAATTTAAAAGACTCTCATCGAGGCAAGCCTATCTTGATTAATATGGACCAGCAATTTGGTTTACAGGCCAATCGCAGTAAACTTGTTTACCGTGGCGCGAGCATTGGCTTCATTACCGAAGTAGAAAACAGTGGAAGCCATGATAACTTTGTCGCTAAAGCCTTGGTAGAACCAAAATACGAAGATCTGTTTAATAACACCACCCAACTAGTGTTGATTGAACCAGAGATTAGTTTAAGTGGTGTTAAGAACCTCAGCGCTATGTTAGGGGCTAAACAAATCGAAGTATTAGCCGAACAAGGAGAGCCGCAAGCTGAGTTTAATTTGTCGTTG is a window from the Agarivorans sp. TSD2052 genome containing:
- a CDS encoding paraquat-inducible protein A, which codes for MYTSAKQVGLKLCRHCKLTMNQQETHCHRCHMAVHSRTPHSLQKCWAFIIAATIGLFPANLLPITVLSTRGAPQYETIMSGVISLIKDDMVGIAIVVFVASIVVPVMKLVGLAVILLSLHYRINLDNRQRIVIYRIIEIIGKWSMLDLFVLSIMIAVFERNNLVGVEAGPGATAFGVVVILTLFAAKSFDTRLIWDKELEQR